One region of Salvia miltiorrhiza cultivar Shanhuang (shh) chromosome 3, IMPLAD_Smil_shh, whole genome shotgun sequence genomic DNA includes:
- the LOC131016527 gene encoding wall-associated receptor kinase 5-like, whose product MSLHTNTAILHLVILCLPLALTLTSADTKPNCQSKCGNLTVPYPFGIGVGSGCSMSPWYDVNCDASFAPPRPFIASGNLEIISITGDALRIKSWVAARCYDASGNITRQNRVLINITGSPFAFSQRNSFTVIGCDEQALLNFNGFGALGFTSGCISICSDRADLGAGDCSGVGCCQTAIPKGMQLMNSFLGTTTGHVSVWSFNPCGYAFLGDPTSYSFAPSDLADPGFQNRTVDNVGLVLDWAVGNQSCSEARKSEDFACLDNSDCVDSDMGAAGYRCRCSQGFQGNPYLSPGCTDVNECETNPCDENGICTNVEGSYACSCKKGYLGDGTRDGHGCIAKSSEFPVIKFSLGLSFGLLAIVIAMTWLFVSVRRRALINLRQKFFKQNGGLLLQQQLSSNEKTMKSMRIFSAEELENATNNYSEDRILGKGGFGIVYKGVLHDPQQVVAIKKSRVMDESQMEQFINEVIILTQVHHRNVVKLLGCCLETEVPLLVYEYVKNDTLFHHIHNSGGMPWFSWGNRLRIAVEAAGALAYLHSAAAKPIIHRDVKSPNILLDEYYNAKIADFGASRLVPIDQTMATTLVQGTLGYLDPESFRTCQLTEKSDVYSFGVVLAELMTARKPLSNTNNDREKSLSTFFVTAMKENRLFQILDPRVLREGSFEQLQAIAEIVKRCLKLHGEERPTMKEVAMELESLRKFSRHPWIQQQVEEESVGLMNGELSDLYTISMNSEISMGPHNSGTTPLMYPREHREN is encoded by the exons ATGTCCCTACACACTAATACTGCCATCCTGCATCTCGTAATCCTATGTCTCCCACTCGCTCTAACCCTAACCAGCGCCGACACCAAACCCAACTGCCAAAGCAAGTGCGGGAACCTAACCGTCCCGTACCCCTTCGGCATCGGAGTCGGATCGGGCTGCTCGATGAGCCCGTGGTACGACGTCAACTGCGACGCCTCCTTCGCGCCCCCGCGCCCCTTCATCGCCTCGGGCAACCTCGAGATCATCTCCATCACAGGCGACGCGCTCCGCATCAAGAGCTGGGTGGCCGCGCGCTGCTACGACGCATCCGGGAACATCACGCGCCAGAACAGGGTGCTCATCAACATCACGGGCTCCCCTTTCGCCTTCTCTCAACGCAACAGCTTCACCGTCATCGGCTGCGACGAGCAAGCGCTGCTCAACTTCAACGGGTTCGGCGCCCTCGGTTTTACCAGCGGATGCATCTCCATTTGCTCCGACAGGGCCGACTTGGGCGCGGGAGATTGCTCCGGCGTCGGGTGCTGCCAGACTGCGATCCCCAAGGGCATGCAGCTTATGAACTCGTTTCTCGGCACGACCACGGGCCACGTGAGCGTGTGGTCGTTTAATCCGTGTGGCTACGCGTTTCTTGGTGACCCCACCAGCTATAGTTTCGCGCCGTCTGATCTGGCTGACCCGGGTTTTCAGAACAGGACTGTAGATAATGTGGGATTGGTGCTGGACTGGGCTGTTGGGAACCAGAGCTGCAGTGAGGCTCGGAAATCCGAGGATTTCGCCTGTTTGGACAATAGCGATTGTGTTGATTCTGATATGGGGGCTGCTGGATATAGGTGTAGATGTTCGCAGGGATTTCAAGGGAATCCATATCTAAGTCCAGGATGCACAG ATGTTAATGAATGTGAAACTAATCCATGTGATGAAAATGGGATTTGCACTAATGTTGAGGGTAGTTATGCTTGTTCTTGCAAGAAAGGGTACTTGGGAGATGGCACAAGAGATGGCCATGGCTGCATTGCTAAGAGCTCTGAGTTTCCAGTCATCAAATTTTCATTAG GCTTGAGTTTTGGGTTATTGGCCATAGTAATTGCAATGACATGGCTATTCGTGAGTGTTAGAAGAAGGGCGCTCATAAATCTAAGGCAGAAATTCTTCAAGCAAAACGGTGGGCTGCTGCTCCAGCAGCAGCTCTCTTCAAATGAGAAAACTATGAAATCTATGAGAATATTCAGCGCAGAGGAGCTCGAAAACGCCACCAACAACTACTCAGAAGATCGAATCCTAGGCAAAGGAGGTTTTGGGATAGTTTACAAAGGCGTGTTGCATGACCCACAGCAAGTAGTTGCAATCAAAAAATCAAGAGTGATGGATGAGAGCCAGATGGAGCAGTTCATAAACGAGGTCATCATTCTAACACAAGTCCATCATCGCAACGTTGTGAAGCTCCTAGGATGTTGTCTGGAGACGGAGGTTCCTCTGCTCGTGTACGAATACGTGAAAAACGACACACTCTTCCACCACATCCATAACAGCGGAGGAATGCCTTGGTTTTCATGGGGGAATCGTCTGAGAATCGCGGTGGAGGCTGCCGGTGCACTAGCCTATCTTCACTCCGCAGCAGCCAAGCCTATTATCCACAGAGATGTGAAATCTCCcaacattttattggatgaatattACAATGCTAAGATTGCAGATTTCGGGGCATCAAGATTGGTTCCCATTGATCAAACAATGGCCACCACTCTAGTCCAAGGAACCTTAGGTTACTTGGACCCGGAGTCCTTCCGCACGTGCCAGTTGACAGAGAAGAGCGACGTGTACAGCTTCGGGGTTGTCCTGGCCGAGCTCATGACGGCCAGGAAACCTCTCTCCAACACCAACAACGACCGAGAAAAGAGCCTCTCGACTTTCTTTGTGACGGCGATGAAAGAGAACCGGCTCTTCCAGATTCTTGATCCCCGCGTGCTGAGAGAAGGGAGCTTCGAACAGCTTCAGGCGATTGCTGAGATCGTGAAGAGATGTCTGAAGCTGCATGGCGAGGAGAGGCCCACCATGAAGGAAGTTGCGATGGAACTGGAGAGCTTGAGGAAGTTCAGTAGGCATCCTTGGATTCAGCAACAGGTTGAAGAGGAATCTGTGGGATTGATGAATGGGGAATTATCTGATTTGTACACTATCTCTATGAATAGTGAGATTAGTATGGGACCGCATAATTCTGGGACTACACCTTTGATGTACCCACGGGAACACAGAGAaaattaa